CCTATGGCATGCTCCTGTTTCTGCTGTCGGTCGGGATGTCGGTCACGCTCGGCCTGATGAATTTCGTCAATCTGGCGCACTGCGCCTTCGGCATGATCGGCGCTTACGTCGCCGTCATGCTGATGAAGGACTTCAACTGGAATTTCTTCGCCACGCTGCCCTTCGCCTTCCTCTCCGCGGCTCTGGTGAGTGTGGTCGTCGAGCGCACGCTTTATCGTAAACTGTACCGTGCTACCGATCTTGATCAGGTGCTGCTGACCATCGGCCTCGCCTTCATTTCGGTCGCCGCCGCCGCCTGGTTCTTCGGCACCACACAGCAGCCGGTCGCCATGCCGAGCTATATGCGCGGCTCGATCAACTTCCTTGGCCTGAACATCGGCATCTACCGCATGTTTCTGGTCGCTGTTGGTATCGTCGTGACCATCCTGCTGGTCATGACCCTGGAGCACACCCGCTTCGGCGCGCAGGTCCGCGCCGCGGTCGATAACCAGCGCATGGCGCGCGGCCTCGGCATCGACGTCGACCGCACCTTCGCCGTTACCTTCGCGCTCGGCTCCGGCCTCGCCGGTCTCGGCGGCGCGCTGGCGATCGAGATCGTCGGCCTCGATCCGCATTTCGCCTTCATCTATCTGGTCTATGTGCTGATCGTCGTTTCGGTCGGCGGCCTCGGTTCGATCGCCGGCTCGTTCGCCGCCGCCTGCCTCATCGGCATCAGCGACATCGCCGGCAAGTATTATGTGCCCGAGCTCGGTGGCTTCCTGATCTATCTGGTGATGGTGGCAGTGCTGATGTGGAAACCGGCCGGCCTGTTCGGGAAGCGGTCATGACAGTGCTCGATCCGGCCCACACCATGACGCCGCAAACCTACATGCAGCAACTGAGCCGCTGGCGCGCGCTCGAGATCGCGTTCTGGCTCGCGACGCTGCTGCCGTTCTGGCTGTTCCCGACTTACCTCTCGCTGGCGAGCCAGATCGCCATCACGGCGCTGTTCGCGCTGTCGCTCGATCTCATCCTCGGCTATGCCGGCATCGTCTCGCTCGGCCATGCCGCCTTCTTCGGCCTCGGGGCCTACTCAGCCGGCATTTTCACCAAATTCGTGTGGGGCGAGCCCTTCAGCGGCCTTCTGGTCGCAGCGCTCGTCGCTGGCGTGGTCGGCTACGCGTCGAGCTTCATCATCTCGCGCTTCCGGCACCTGACGCTGATCATGATCACGCTCGGCCTTGGCCTGTTGCTACACGAGGCGGCCAACAGCGCGAGCTGGCTGACCGGCGGCTCCGATGGCCTGCAGGGCGTGTCGATCCAGCCGGTGTTCGGCGTCTTCAAGTTCGATCTCTACGGCTACACCGCTTACGGCTACGCGCTCGGCATCCTGTTCCTGTGCTTCCTGTTCACGCGCCACCTGATCAATTCGCCCTTCGGCCTGGCGCTGCGCGGCATCCGCGAGAACTTCACGCGCATGCCGGCAATCGGTGCCGACAGCCGCGCCCATATCCGCAAGGTCTACACGATCTCGGCGATCATTGCCGGCATCGCCGGCGGCATCCTGGCGCAGACCACCGAGACGGTGGCCCTCGAAGTGCTCAGCTTCGAACGCTCCGCCGACGTCTTGGTGATGCTGGTGCTGGGCGGCGCCGGACGGCTCTATGGCGGACTGATCGGCGCCGCGGTGTTCCTGATCGCGCGCGACCAGTTCTCCGGCATCAATCCGCAGTACTGGTATTTCTGGATCGGCGTTCTGCTGGTGGTGGTGGTGATGCTGTTGCCGAACGGCATTCTCGGCGGCCTGTCTAAACTCACGGCGCGCTGGAGGCGCACATGAGCGCGCAAACGATTGCCCTTTCAGCGCGTGGCGTGCAGAAGAGCTTCGGCTCGCTGGTGGTGGCGCGCGACATCAATATCGATTTGCCGGTCGGCGCCCGCTACGCGCTCATCGGCCCGAACGGCGCCGGCAAGACCACGCTCATCAACCTGATGACCGGCATGCTGGTGCCGAACGCCGGCCAGATCGTGCTCGGCGGCGAAGACGTCACCGCGATGAAACCGCAGGCGCGCGTCAAGCGTGGGCTGGCGCGCACCTTCCAGATCAATACTCTGTTCGCCGGCCTCAACCCGCTCGAAGCCGTCACGCTCGCGGTGTGCGAGCGCCGCGGCATCGCCGGCCGCTTCTGGCAGAACATCGCCGGCAACAAGGACGCCATCGAGGAAGCCTACGAAATCCTCGCCAAGCTCAAGCTCGGCGACGCCGCGTATCAGACGACGCGCGAACTGCCCTATGGCCGCCAGCGCCTGCTCGAGATCGCACTGGCGCTGGCCACCAAGCCGAAGGTGCTGCTGCTCGACGAGCCGGCGGCCGGCGTGCCGGTCGAAGAGTCGGGCGAAATCTTCGAGGTCGTCGCCGGCCTGTCCGACGAACTGACTTTGCTGTTCATCGAACACGACATGCATGTCGTGTTCCGCTTCGCCACCCACATCATCGTGCTGGTCGGCGGCGCCATCTTCACGCAAGGTTCGCCCGCCGAAATCTCGACCGACCCCGGCGTGCGCGAGGTCTATCTGGGGACGCGCAAACATGGCTGATGCCCTCCTCCGACTGACCAACGTGACGGCGGGCTACGGCGACGCCGTGGTGCTCAACGACATTTCGCTGGAGATCGGGAATCACGGCGCACTCGCCGTGCTTGGCCGCAACGGCGTCGGCAAATCGACGCTGATGCTCACCATCATGGGCTTCACCCAGATGAAGGCCGGCCAGGTGTTCTGGCGCGGCCAGGATATCTCGCGGCAGCCGCCGCACTGGCGCGCCAATAACGGCATCGCCTGGGTGGCGCAGGAGCGCGAGATTTTCCCGTCGCTGTCGGTGGAGGAAAACCTCACGGTGGCAGCGCGCGGCGGCGAGTGGTCGCTCGAGGCGATCTACAGGATGTTTCCGCGCCTCAACGAGCGCAAGCGCAACATGGGCAACCAGCTCTCCGGCGGCGAGCAGCAGATGCTGGCGATCGCGCGCGCGCTGATGACCAACCCGTCGCTGCTCCTGCTCGACGAGCCGTTCGAGGGCCTCGCCCCGGTCATCGTCGAGGAACTGATCGGCGCGGTGAAGCTGATGCTCTCCGGTCAGAAGCTCGCCATCGTCCTCGTCGAGCAGCACACCGACGTGGCGCTGGAACTGACGGAAAACGCCGTCGTGCTGGAGCGCGGCGCGGTGATGCACCGGGCGCCGTCGGCCGAGCTGCAGAAGGATACCGAGACGCTGGAGCGCTATGTCGGCCTGCGGGTCGCGGCGGAGCATTGATATTCCTAGCTTCACCTCCCCTTGAAAAGGGGAGGTCGGTTTGCGCAGCAAACCGGGTGGGGATCGCTATGACCCCTCCCCGACCCTCCCCCTTTCAGGGGGAGGGAGAAGAAAGGCAGACGTCTTGACCCGGTCGCCATGCTCTTGCTTTATCCCCCCATGACCACCGACGCCCATTTCCTCGACCGCGACACCATCGCCGAGCTCACCGCCCGCATGTATCTCGACACCGGCGCGGTGCGGTTCATGGGCGACAAGCCCTTCATCTTCACTTCGGGCTGGGCGAGCCCGGTCTATAACGACTCGCGCTGGCTGATCTCCTTCCCGGACGTGCGCTCGGCGATCATGGGCTACATGGTCAACGCCATCGACCGCGACATCGGCCGGGACAAGCTCGACGCGGTGGCGGGCGGCGAGACCGCGGGCATCCCCTTCGCCGCCTGGGTCGCCGACCGCATGCACCTGCCGATGCAATATGTGCGCAAGAAGCCCAAGGGCTTCGGCCGCGGCGCGCAGATCGAGGGCGAACTCAAAGCCGGTCAGCGCGTGCTGCTGGTGGAAGATCTCGCCACAGACGGCCGCAGCAAGGTCAATTTCGTCAAGGCGATCCGCGACGCCGACGGCCATTGCGACCACTGCACGGTGATCTTCTTCTACAACATCTACAAAGAGGGCGAGAAGGTCCTCGGCGATCTCGGCGTCACGCTGCACTACCTGACGACCTGGCGCGACGTGCTGCGCGTCGCCAAGAAGATGGACCGCTTCGAGCCGAAGATGCTGGCCGAGGTCGAGAACTTCATCAACGATCCGGCCGGCTGGTCGAAAGCCCATGGCGGCGTTTCGACTGCCGCTGAATAAAGATGTGTAGGGTGGGTTAGCGCCGCGGGCGCGTAACCCACCGCCTGACGGCGGATTACGGCGCTCTGCGCCTAATCCGCCCTACTGCCAGATCGAGCGCGCTGAGGAAGCGCGACACATCCTGCCGCGATAAAGGCGGCGGCCCGCGCGTCACGGCGCCGGCGCTGCGCAAATCGGCCATCAGGTTGCGGCTCGCCAGCGCCATGCCGATGGCATCGTCGTCGAACACCTTGCCGGTCGGCGACAGCACACTGGAGCCGTTCTTGACGCAGCGCGCCGCCAGCGGAACATCGGCGGTAACGACGATGTCATGCCCGCCCGCCCGCTCGGCGATCCATTGGTCGGCGACGTCCGGGCCTTCCGGCACAATGACGCGCTCGATCAGCTCGCTGCGCGGCACATTCATGAACGAGTTGGCGACGATGAAAACCTTGAGCCCGTAGCGCTCGGCAACCCGGTACACCTCGTTCTTGACCGGGCAGGCATCCGCATCGACGAAAATCCGGATGACAGGGCTTGGCGGGTCTTCCATGAAATCAGCGGTCATGATCCAATTGCGGGCGCCGAGGGAGGCATCAATGGCCAAAAAGCGTTCCAAAACAAGGAAAAAGCTGCCGAAGCCGGTGCAGCCGCGCAAACCGGCCAAGCACAATGCGCGCCGTGCCGTATCGGCCAAAACCCGCGCCAAGAAGCCGAAGCAGAAATTCCACGTCAGCCATCACAACGAGGCCGACTTCGACCAGGGCCTGCGCTCTTACGCCAAATACCGCGATCTCGGCCTCGCCCTCGCCACCTCCGGCATGGTGCAGGCGCATGTCATCCGCTTCATTCCGCCGTTCAAGGCGGAGGACGTCGCGCATCCGCATTTTCATGACGTCGACCTGCAGATGATCTATGTGCTCAAGGGGTGGTACAAGACCGAGTTCGAAGGTGAAGGCGTGCACACCTTCACGGCCGGCTCGTGCTGGATCCAGCCGCCAAAGATCAAGCACACCGTGCTCGGCTATTCGGACGACTGCGAGCTATTGGAGATCGTGCTGCCGGCCGAGTTCGAGACGGTGATGCTGGAGAAGTAGCGCCGCTTCTTCTTACCCTCTCCCCATAGCCCGTCGAAGACGGGCGTAAACGCCCTTATGAGGGAGAGGGTGCCGAGCCGCTGTTGCGGCGAGGCGGGTGAGGGGGCGGATTTCGACGCGAACTGTGACCCCTCACCCGGCTCGCGCTTCGCTGCCGCTCAGCGCGATCCACCCTCTCCCTCAAGGGGAGAGGGGAAGAAAGCGCGCCGCTCACGTCTTGCCATTCTCCACATCGTCATCCGACAACACACGATAGGCCGCGCCTTCCATGTCGTTGTATTGGCCGCTGCGCAGCGACCAGAGGAAGGCGAACAGGCCGAGCAGGCCAAGGCCGAGCGCCAGCGGCAACAGATAGATGATGACGTTCATGTCACGCTCGTTTCTTCAGGCGATCCAACTTCCGTTCGTCCTCGCGAAAGCGGGGGCACAGACTCTGGATTCCCGCTTGCGCGGGAATGAACGGAGTTTTTGTCCGCTGCCGCGCCGGCATCCTTCGCATTCGCACGCAGCGCATTCAGCGTCACCAGCAGCGACGAACCGGACATCGCCGCCGCCGCAATCAACGGCGTCACCAGACCAGCGATAGCGACCGGCACGGCAATGGCATTGTAGATCACGGCGAGCCACAGGTTCTGCACCATCAGGTGGCGCGCGCGCCGCGAAATCGTGATGGCGTCGAGCACGGCCACCAGCCGCTCGCCGAGGAACACGGCGTCGGCATGCGCCTGCGTGACGTCGGCGGCCGAGATCGGTGACAGCGAGACATGCGCAGCCGCGAGCGACGGCGCGTCGTTGAGGCCGTCGCCGACCATCAGCACGCGACGGCCGCGCTGCTTGAGCGCATCGATGAAAGCGATCTTTTCCGCGGGATCGACGCCGCCCATCCATTGCGGAATGCCGAGCGCTTCAGCCACCGGCGCCACCGCTTCCCTGCGGTCGCCGGACAGGATGTGCAGGTCGAAGCCGAGATCGCACAGCGCCTGCACGGTCTCGATGGCGTCAGGCCGCAGACTTTGCGCGATCGCGAACGCCGCGGTGCGGTCGCCATGGCGGAAATAGATTTGGGAGACCCCCTCTCCGTTCGTCCCCGAAGAAACCTGGCAGAAGCCCGCACTACCCAATCGCATTTCGACGCCGTCAACGATGGCGTGCACGCCCTGCCCCGGCTCCTCCACCGCGCCATCGAACGGCGTGGTGCTCGTCGCCTCCTTGGCCAGCGCCATGGCCAGCGGATGCCGGCTCGATTGCGCCAGCCGCGACGCTGCCTGCATGACACCGGCATCGATGTCGGTATCATTGACGACGCGCGGCTCCGGCAAAGTCAGCGTGCCCGTTTTGTCGAACACGATGGTGTCGGCTTCGGCGAGGCGCTCGATGGCATCGCCGGCATTCAGGATGATGCCGCGCCGGAACAGCGCGCCGGAAGCAACGACCTGCACCGCCGGAATGGCCAGCGCCAGTGCGCAGGGACAGGTGATGATCAACACCGCGATGGCGATCAGGATCGAGTCGTGCGCCGACGCGCCAAAGAGCCACCAGCCGAGGAAGGTCAGCGCGGCGGTGAGATGCACCACCGGCGAATAGATGCGCGCCGCCTCGTCGGCGAGACGCCGCGTGCGCGACTTGGCGCTGGCGGCCTTGTCCAGCAGCTTCTCGATCTCGTCGAGCAACGAATTGCCGCCGCCGGCGGTGACCCGCATGGTCAGCGTGCCGGTGAAGTTGAGGCTGCCGGCATAGACCTTGGCGCCGGCCTTGATGGCGCGGCGCGCGGTCTCGCCGGTGATCAGGCTTTCGTCGATCTCGGACGTGCCGTTGATCACCTCGCCGTCCGCAGGCACGCGCTCGCCCGGCTTGACCAGAATGCGATCACCGGCGCGCAGCGACCCCGCCAGCACATTGACCAGCTCGCCATCGACGAAGCGATGCGCGGTGTCGGCCCGCAACGCGGCGAGATTACCGGCGGTGGCACGCGTGCGCCGGCGCATCGCATGCTCGAGCGCACGGCCGACCAGCAAGAAGAACAGCAGCATCAGCGCCGAGTCGAAGTAAGCGTGCTCGGCGTGATTGGCGGTCTCAACCACCGACATGCCGAGCGCCAGAATGACGCCGAGCGAAATCGGCACGTTCATGTTGAGCGTGCCGGCGCGCAGCGCCGCCCATGCGCTGGTGAAGAACGGCTGGCCCGCATAGGCCGCCGCTGGCAGCGCAATCAGCGCCGAAGCCCAGTGGAAGAAATCGCGCGTTTCGGGCGTGATGTCGGTGACATTGCCCGACCACACCGACACCGACAGCAGCATCACATTCATTGCGGCGAAGCCGGCCACCGCGAGACAGCGCGTCAGCCGGCGCGTCTCGGCCGCTTCTTCTTCTTCGGCGCGCAGCGGCACGAAGGGATGGCCGCGATAGCCGCTGGAGCGCAGGGCATCGAAGATGCGCGCCGGTTCGTCGAGCGCATCGGACCAGGCGACATGCAGACGGCGGTTGGTGTAGTTGACCCGCGCCTCGGTGACGCCGGGCAAATTCTTCATCGCATGCTCAATACGCGCAATGCATGCACCGCATGTGATACCCTCCACGGCTACATCCATGCCATGGGTGCCGTCGGCTTCCGGCTTGACGTAAGGCGAGACGTCGAGGGTTTCGGTCATATGCGGCTCGCCTACTTCAACGTCACCCGGCTGCGCGAGCGGAACACGCGCTCGCCGTCACGCTCGAGGTCGATGACCAGTTCCCATTGTCCGGCGGGCGCTGTCGCGACGCCATGAAACTGCCCGGCGCCGATGAGGCTGAGCGGCACGTCGTGATCGCGCCGCGCATCGGCCGGGTGTTCGAGATGCGCCACGGCGGCAAGACCCGTGACCGGCTCGCCCTTGGCGTCACGCACCGCGATGTCGAGAACGGCCTCGCCGGCCTTGTCATGGATCAGCTTGCCGTCGACCCGCCAGTTGCGCGCCGACTGCTTTTCAGCGGCGGCGATCTCCTGCTTGAACTGGAGCCCGGCCTTGTACGAACTCGAGGTCTGCACGCCGCCGAAGGTCGAGGTTGCCGCCTTCACCATCACGGCGTTAACGCCCATGACCAGGGCAAAGAAGCCGATCAGCGAGAACAGGACGGTCCGGCCCGTCACTTCGCGCGGCTTGGTGTCGTGCGGCTGTGCCATGTTATCTCCTCTCAGGACCGAAGAAGTGATCGCGCACCTGCGCCACGGCGCCGGAGTCGATATCGATCAGGCTGAACAGAATCGATGTCGAGGCCGCCGGCGGCGTCTGGCTGTAATCGGTGACCAGCACGCGCACTTCCTTGGTCTGGTCCGGGCCGACCGAGACGAGCTGCCGGCCGTCGGCGCGCGGCGGCAGGCCGACATAGTCGATCAGCGTTGACGGCAGGCCCTCCACGGCGACGATGAAGTCGCGCGATTTGAGCTGCTTATTGACGATGCGGATGGTGTAGCCGTTGCGCAATGAGCCGTCCGACAGCCGCACGAACATCGGGTTGCGGTCGTGGATGACGCTGATGCCTTCCGAGCCGCGCGTCGCCAGCGCATAAAGCATGACGCCGCCGGCAACGGCGATGATCGCAGCATAAAGCGACGTGCGCCAGCGGATCAGCCTGTACGTCGAAGGCTTGCCCTCCTGACGCGCCTTGATGTTGAGGTCGGTGTCATAGGCGATCAGACGTGTCGGACGGCCGAGCTTGGCCATGATATTGTCGCAGGCGTCGATGCACAGCCCGCACTGGATGCAGCCGAGCTGCGAGCCCTGGCGAATGTCGATGCCAGTCGGGCAGACATGCACGCATTGCAGGCAGTCGACGCAATCGCCGGCGCGCTCGCCGTGCGCCTTCATCTGCTCGGCCTTCTTGGCCGACATGCGCGGCTCGCCGCGATCGTAACGATAGGTGACGTTCAGCGCATATTCGTCGGTCAGCGCCGCCTGAATGCGCGGCCACGGGCACATATAGAGGCAGACCTGCTCGCGCATGTGGCCGGCAAGCGCATAGGTCGTGAAGGTGAGAATGCCGATCCAGGCATAGGCCACGAACGGCGCATTGCCCGTGGCAAGATCCTTCACCAAAGTCGGGGCATCGGCAAAATAAAGAACCCAGGCGCCGCCGGTCCACCACGCCACCATCAACCACAGGAAATGCTTAGCGCCCTTGCGCGCGTAGGTCTCGAGCGTCCACGGCTGCGACTCGCGCTTCATGTGCTCGCGGCGATCGCCCTCGGTGAAGCGCTCGATCGCCATGTAGAGATCGGTCCACACCGTCTGCGGGCACAGATAGCCACACCAAACGCGGCCGGCGAGCGCATTCATCAGGAACAGGCCGATGGCGGCGAGGATCAGGAGACCGGTGAGGTAGTAGACCTCCTGCGGCCACAGTTCGATGAAGAAGAAATAGAAGCGGCGGTTCGGGAAATCGATCAGCACCGCCTGCGACGGCGCGTTCGGCCCGCGATCCCAGCGCACGAAGGGCAGCAGATAATAGATGCCCAGGGTGATGAGCAGCACCGCCCATTTGATGCGGCGGAAGGTGCCATGCACGCTCTGCGGATAGATTTTGCGGCGCGCGGCGTAGAGCGGAATGTCGTCGATATCGTCATCGGCCGACGGTGGCGATGGCGGAGGGGCCGCGGCCTTGACCTCGGATTGCCGCACCAGTTCTTCAAGTTGTGTCATGATCGCTTCCGCCGGAATTACGCGGCAAATCTAGACTCGCCGTAATCTGGCACCTTGATCTGCCTCAAGCAAAAATCCCGGCCGAGCGGCCGGGATTTTCCTTTGTTGTCAGTACCTTGTCAGAGCTAGTGACTGGCTACTTCTCGCCGCCGCCGAAACCATAGACATAGACGGCCAGCGCCTTGATCACCGGCTCGGAAAGGCGGCCTTCCCAGACCGGCATGACGCCGCCGCGGCCGTTCTGAAGGCCCTGCACGATGGTCGCCTTGTCGGAGCCGTAGAGCCAGATCTTGTCGGTCAGGTTCGGGGCGCCAACCTCGCGGTTACCCTTGCCGGCGTCGCCGTGGCAGACCGCGCAGTTGTCGGCAAAGACCTTCTGACCGGCCTTGAGATCGGCGCCGGCTTCGGTCGGCAGACCCGACAGCGAGCGCGCATAGTCGGCGACGTTCGACATTTCGGCGGGCTTCAGCACGTCCTTGAAGGGCGGCATGTTGCCCTGCCGGCCGCTGTCGTGACCGCCGCGGATGCCGAAGCGGATGGTCTGCTCGATATCCGCGAGCTTGCCGCCCCACAGCCAGTCGTCGTCATTGAGGTTGGGATAGCCCTTGGCGCCGCCGCCGCCGGCGCCGTGGCACGGCGCGCAGTTGTCGGCGAAGGCAACGCGTCCTTGCGCCCGCGCGAAGTCGATCAGTTGCGGGCTGGCGGCGATGTCGGCCGTCGAGGCCGACGCCAGTTGCTGCATCATCGGCCCGCGCATCGCGTGCAGGGCGGTGATGTCCTCGACCACGGCGGCGCGCGAGTTGTAGCCGAACATGCCCTTGGTCGCGTCGCTCACCAGCGGCCAGGCCGGGTAGACGACCCAATAGCCGATCGACCAGATGATGGTGAGGTAGAAGGTCCACAGCCACCACCGCGGCAGCGGCGTATTGAGCTCACGCAACCCATCCCATTCATGACCGGTGGTCGCGGTACCGGTCAGGGCGTCGATCTGTTTGTGTTCCTCAGCCACGGCTCAGTCCTCCCGCAGCGGAATGCGCGCTGCTTCGTCGAATTGCTTCTTTCGCGATGGCCAGAAGGCGTAGACGACCACGGCGAGAAAGATCGCGGTGAAGTAGATGAGTCCCCAGGTCTGGGCGAACTCGGCGGCGGCTTTGTAGGTCGGATCCATATCAATTCACCTTGACGGTCACCGGATATTGGCTTTGTCGTCGTACATCTTGAAGTCGACCGACGTGCCGAGCATCTGCAGATACGCAATCAGCGCATCGGCTTCGGTCACGCGGGCGGGATTGCCGTCGAAGTCGCGTGCCAGCGCCTTGGGATAGCGCTTGACGAGATCGGCGGCGTCCGGGTTGTCGACCGTTGCCTGCACCTCGACATCCTTGGTCGCGCTCTCGATCATCTCCGGCGTATAAGGAACGCCGAGCAGCGCCTGAACCTTCATGTCCTCGGCGACGTGCTTGAAGTCGAGATCGGCCTTGGCGAGGAAGCTGTAGGCCGGCATCACCGAGCCTGGCACCACCGCGCGCGGATCGGCCAGATGGTCGCGGTGCCAGTCGTCGGAGTACTTGCCACCAACGCGAGCGAGATCGGGACCGGTGCGCTTCGAGCCCCATTGGAACGGGCGGTCATACATGCTCTCGGCCGCCAGCGAGTAGTGGCCGTAGCGTTCGACCTCGTCGCGCAGCGGACGGATCATCTGCGAGTGGCAAAGGTAGCAGCCCTCGCGGACGTAGATGTTGCGGCCGGCGAGTTCGAGCGGCGTATAGGGCCGCACGCCCGCGACCTTCTCGATCGTATTCTTGAGATAGAACAGCGGCACGATCTCGACCAGACCGCCGACGGCTATCACCAAGAGAATGCCGATAACGAGAACGATGGAGTTCTTCTCGAAGATGGCGTGTTTTTGCCAAAGTGACATTGTCGTCCCCGTTTATTCGGCAGGCTGGAGCCGGATTTCGGCTTCACCGGCGACGGCTTTGGAGTTCACCGTCATCCAGAGATTGAAGACCATGATCAGAGCGCCGCTGAGGAACAGGAGTCCGCCGAGCGCACGGATCACATAGAAGGGATGCATGGCCTCGACCGTTTCCACGAAGGAGTATTCGAGGAAGCCGAGCGAGGTGTAGGCGCGCCACATCAGACCCTGCAGGATGCCCGACACCCACATCGCGGTGATGTAGAGCACGATGCCGATGGTCGAGATCCAGAAGTGCCAGTTGACGAGCTTGAGCGAGTAGAGCTTGCGGTTCCACAGCCACGGCACGAGGCAGTAGATGGCGCCGAAGGAGATGTAGGCGACCCATCCGAGCGCGCCGGAGTGGACGTGGCCGATGGTCCAGTCGGTGTAGTGCGACAGCGAGTTCACCACCTTCACCGACATCATCGGACCTTCGAAGGTCGACATGCCGTAGAAGGCGACCGACACCACCATCATGCGCAAGACCGGATCGGTACGCAGTTTGTCCCAGGCACCCGACAGCGTCATGATGCCGTTGATCATGCCGCCCCAGGAGGGCATCCACAGCATGATCGAGAAGGTCATGCCGAGCGTCTGCGCCCAGTCCGGCAACGCCGTGTAGTGCAGGTGATGCGGGCCCGCCCAGATGTAGAGGAAGATCAGCGCCCAGAAGTGGATGATCGACAGCCGGTAGGAATAGACCGGACGATCGGCCCGCTTCGGGATGAAGTAGTACATGATGGCGAGGAAGCCGGCGGTGAGGAAGAAACCGACCGCGTTATGGCCGTACCACCATTGCACCATCGCATCCTGCACGCCCGACCACACGATGTAGGACTTGGGCGAGAACAGAGAAACCGGCACTGTCGCATTGTTGCCGAGGTGCAGGACCGCGATGGTGACAATGAAGGCAAGGTAGAACCAGTTGGCCACGTAGATATGCGGCTCGGACCGCCGCCAGATCGTGGCCAGGAACACCAGCAGATAGACGACCCAGACGACCGTCAGCCACAGGTCCGAGTACCATTCGGGTTCGGCGTATTCCTTGCCCTGCGTCACGCCGAGCAGATAGCCGGTGCCGGCAATGACGATAAAGAAGTTATAGCCGAGCACGACGAACCACGGCGCCAGATCGCCGGCGAGTCGCGCGCGGCAGGTGCGCTGCACGACATAGAACGACGTCGCCAGAAGCACGTTGCCGCCGAAGGCGAAGATCACGGCGGAGGTGTGCAGCGGGCGCAAACGGCCGAAGCTGGTCCATGGCAAGTCGAGGTTCAGCGCCGGATAAGCGAGTTGCAGCGCGATCACGACGCCGACCAGGAAGCCGGCCACACCCCAGAACACGGCTGCGATGGTGGCGAATTTCACAGGACCCAAATTGTAGTTCGGGCGGCCATCGGCGGTGACCAGCGCGGGCCTTTCGGCCGGGCGATCGAAGTACCGATTCGCGATGGCAAAGACCGCCGCGATGCTCGCGGCCGTAAAGAGGTAGGCGTGGAATGCGTACTCAGGCGTATAGGCCTTGGCAGCGATCACGATCGACAGCAGCGCGAGGGCGGAAAATGCCAGCGCCAAGCCGCCTTCGCCGATCGTCATTCTTTTTTGGGGAGCGAGCGCGTTCGCCATGATGGAGGTTCCGTTGAATGGCTGGCCGGAGGGAATGCTGGCCGCGACGGAATATCCGGGACCGGCGCGCCGGTAGCCTTGATGAAT
The Pseudolabrys sp. FHR47 genome window above contains:
- the ccoN gene encoding cytochrome-c oxidase, cbb3-type subunit I; translated protein: MTIGEGGLALAFSALALLSIVIAAKAYTPEYAFHAYLFTAASIAAVFAIANRYFDRPAERPALVTADGRPNYNLGPVKFATIAAVFWGVAGFLVGVVIALQLAYPALNLDLPWTSFGRLRPLHTSAVIFAFGGNVLLATSFYVVQRTCRARLAGDLAPWFVVLGYNFFIVIAGTGYLLGVTQGKEYAEPEWYSDLWLTVVWVVYLLVFLATIWRRSEPHIYVANWFYLAFIVTIAVLHLGNNATVPVSLFSPKSYIVWSGVQDAMVQWWYGHNAVGFFLTAGFLAIMYYFIPKRADRPVYSYRLSIIHFWALIFLYIWAGPHHLHYTALPDWAQTLGMTFSIMLWMPSWGGMINGIMTLSGAWDKLRTDPVLRMMVVSVAFYGMSTFEGPMMSVKVVNSLSHYTDWTIGHVHSGALGWVAYISFGAIYCLVPWLWNRKLYSLKLVNWHFWISTIGIVLYITAMWVSGILQGLMWRAYTSLGFLEYSFVETVEAMHPFYVIRALGGLLFLSGALIMVFNLWMTVNSKAVAGEAEIRLQPAE